One genomic window of Mucilaginibacter sp. SJ includes the following:
- a CDS encoding DinB family protein — MSLYTSLSERLKTQHLTIEQLVADISNDKLITPPVPGKWSALDNIAHLARYQKIFTKRIHLILNEDTTVFDRYTGDLDPEFIPFRSMGLRELLDMINTDRITIIDLLSGLSDTELSRIGVHPKYGRLTILKWAEFFVLHEAHHLFTIFQLVNGAE; from the coding sequence ATGAGCTTGTATACATCACTCTCCGAAAGACTAAAAACCCAGCATCTTACCATAGAACAATTGGTTGCCGATATAAGCAATGATAAATTAATTACGCCACCGGTACCCGGCAAATGGAGCGCTTTAGATAACATAGCCCACCTGGCCCGGTACCAGAAAATATTTACAAAGCGCATACACCTGATTTTGAATGAAGATACAACTGTTTTTGATCGTTACACCGGAGACCTTGATCCTGAGTTTATACCTTTCAGATCAATGGGTTTAAGAGAGCTGCTGGACATGATAAATACGGACCGGATAACAATTATCGATCTGTTGTCGGGACTTAGCGATACAGAATTATCTCGCATCGGCGTACACCCTAAATATGGCAGGCTTACCATTTTAAAATGGGCAGAGTTTTTTGTATTGCATGAGGCCCATCATTTATTCACGATTTTTCAATTGGTTAATGGTGCCGAATAA
- a CDS encoding sensor histidine kinase, producing the protein MQLFKTRPSITQLQLLIWLAVSLLLFFSYLPMDGAGQSAVYTIVNTTFYAAIIYGNILFLYPVFYQKEKYVWYVLLVIIFLVATGVLRGYSTLLIYNTFFAKTPEHISQKAIINYVSGGVLIFIMSLIFRIAIAYFKLKQQTEEIMIQKSQAELNLLKSQVQPHFLFNTLNNIYYEAYREAPRTAALIERLSDIMRYFVDESPKDDVAIGTEVQFIENYIALEKIRIRHEVVVFFEKNFNSDLRIPPMLLMTFVENIFKHGIDKSSEQNLIGISLVQQGDYLFFKTNNAIHTEVASKRAAGFGIVNLTKRLTMLYGSNFDLKIDKNNNTFAAFLKIPIA; encoded by the coding sequence ATGCAACTATTTAAAACCCGCCCGTCCATTACACAACTCCAGCTTTTGATATGGTTAGCGGTGTCGCTGTTGCTATTTTTTTCTTATTTGCCCATGGATGGAGCGGGACAATCGGCTGTTTATACCATTGTTAACACCACGTTTTACGCGGCCATTATATACGGTAACATCCTCTTCCTGTATCCTGTATTTTACCAAAAGGAGAAATATGTTTGGTATGTATTACTTGTCATCATTTTTTTAGTGGCAACGGGTGTGCTCCGGGGTTATTCAACGCTGCTTATTTATAATACCTTTTTTGCAAAAACACCAGAGCATATCAGTCAAAAAGCCATCATTAATTATGTTTCGGGCGGAGTGCTCATTTTCATTATGAGCCTGATCTTTCGCATAGCAATAGCTTATTTTAAGCTAAAGCAGCAAACGGAAGAGATTATGATTCAAAAAAGCCAGGCCGAACTGAACCTGCTTAAATCACAAGTACAGCCGCACTTTTTGTTCAATACGCTTAACAACATCTATTACGAGGCTTACCGTGAAGCTCCCCGTACCGCGGCATTAATTGAGCGGCTTTCGGACATTATGCGCTATTTTGTTGATGAAAGTCCCAAGGATGATGTAGCCATCGGCACCGAAGTACAGTTCATTGAAAACTACATCGCATTAGAAAAAATCAGGATCAGGCATGAGGTAGTTGTTTTTTTTGAAAAAAACTTCAATTCAGATCTCCGCATCCCGCCTATGCTGCTCATGACCTTTGTAGAGAATATTTTCAAGCACGGCATCGACAAATCGAGCGAGCAAAACCTTATTGGCATATCTTTGGTTCAGCAGGGTGATTATCTTTTTTTTAAAACCAATAACGCTATCCATACCGAAGTAGCAAGCAAACGAGCTGCCGGTTTCGGCATTGTTAATTTAACCAAAAGGCTAACCATGCTGTACGGTTCAAATTTTGACCTGAAAATTGATAAAAATAACAACACCTTTGCCGCGTTTTTAAAGATCCCGATAGCATGA
- a CDS encoding DUF3108 domain-containing protein translates to MKTEQLAKKLVAVSLSLLLLLSHTPKVFAQTDTIRVKDKRLLTSALKPGLKQYLVYFQNTKDNRSLKFWLWLRDINLETRNGEKVFTITQHWYGSDSLSYRSIYSINKAPDFAPIYHSETIGKKTKAFNWAADKVISADTVANNEAKSFKLDFTFANFNWNLDIETFEMLPLAEGKSFAIPFYEAGIPAPLYVLYKVTGSELITTLDGNKVDCWKLYNESDYNGRHFTETYWISKKNHEFLKEEDSFGGGYRYKIKMMGAATNLLPRFAK, encoded by the coding sequence ATGAAAACCGAACAATTAGCCAAAAAATTAGTAGCTGTAAGCCTTAGCTTGTTGCTGCTGCTATCGCATACGCCTAAAGTATTTGCTCAAACTGATACCATCCGCGTAAAAGACAAACGCCTGCTTACATCGGCGCTTAAGCCCGGGTTAAAGCAATACCTTGTGTATTTTCAAAATACAAAAGACAACCGGAGCTTGAAATTTTGGCTTTGGCTGCGCGATATAAACCTCGAAACCCGTAACGGTGAAAAGGTATTTACTATAACCCAGCACTGGTATGGCAGCGATAGTTTATCATACCGTTCCATTTATTCCATTAATAAAGCGCCTGATTTCGCGCCGATTTATCATTCAGAAACCATCGGCAAAAAAACAAAAGCCTTTAACTGGGCTGCCGATAAAGTGATAAGTGCTGACACCGTTGCCAATAACGAGGCTAAGAGTTTTAAGCTTGATTTTACCTTCGCTAACTTCAATTGGAATTTAGACATTGAAACCTTCGAGATGTTACCGCTTGCCGAAGGCAAAAGTTTTGCTATCCCTTTTTATGAGGCCGGGATCCCTGCACCGCTTTATGTTTTATACAAAGTAACCGGCAGCGAGTTAATTACTACATTGGATGGTAACAAAGTTGATTGCTGGAAGCTATATAACGAAAGCGATTACAATGGCCGCCATTTTACCGAAACCTACTGGATCAGTAAAAAGAACCATGAGTTCTTAAAAGAGGAGGATTCTTTTGGAGGGGGGTATCGCTACAAAATAAAAATGATGGGTGCCGCGACTAACCTGCTGCCGAGGTTTGCGAAGTAA
- a CDS encoding glycosyl hydrolase family 18 protein, with protein sequence MRSKLNSYLLGLILAALAVLSSCKKDNMNQFKTGSDSNNDNSSKPVAVNNAVPIASFKVIGYLPSWQGDVNAVQYSKLTHVNYAFLTPTNTGGLNPLDNLSKFTSLVSNAHSHNVKVMISVGGGGGGDAFHPIVANAGYRTTFVNNMVNFCSQYNVDGVDIDWEFPSAGTETNNFYLLLQELSTAMHNSGRLCTIASISVGATYVTSNMFSILDWINIMDYDDNNFQHSTYQSAVDCLSYWANRGLPAAKTILGVPFYARDNRYDYSTKNYVDVLAIGGSPNSDTFQTFGYNGIPTIKSKTTLALNQAGGMMIWDLGGDASGANSLLSAMNTIITGGTTNPPPAPPIGTVISLKGFNGKYVSGENGTQAMTCTRTVAGDWEHFTVLDAGNGKIYLRSMGKYVSSENGTQAITCNRTTPSDWEKFDWIVTTDGKITLRGNNGKFISSENGTQAMTCNRTTASGWEAFGLNQ encoded by the coding sequence ATGAGATCGAAACTTAACTCTTACCTCCTTGGCCTGATCCTGGCTGCACTCGCCGTGCTATCATCCTGTAAAAAGGATAACATGAACCAGTTTAAAACCGGCAGCGATTCAAACAACGATAACAGCAGCAAGCCTGTTGCTGTTAACAATGCTGTACCTATCGCCTCCTTTAAAGTAATAGGTTACCTGCCCAGCTGGCAGGGCGATGTAAATGCTGTTCAATACAGCAAACTGACCCACGTTAACTACGCCTTTCTTACCCCTACCAATACCGGAGGGTTGAACCCGCTCGATAACCTTTCAAAATTCACCAGCCTGGTATCAAACGCACACAGCCATAATGTTAAAGTAATGATATCTGTAGGCGGTGGTGGTGGCGGCGATGCCTTCCATCCCATTGTAGCCAATGCCGGTTACCGTACCACTTTTGTTAATAATATGGTCAACTTTTGTAGCCAGTATAATGTTGATGGCGTGGATATCGACTGGGAGTTCCCCTCGGCAGGTACCGAAACCAATAACTTTTATTTATTACTGCAGGAACTATCAACTGCCATGCATAACAGCGGCAGGTTATGTACCATTGCATCTATCTCGGTTGGGGCTACTTACGTTACCAGCAATATGTTCTCTATCCTTGATTGGATCAACATCATGGATTATGACGACAACAACTTCCAGCATTCTACCTACCAATCGGCTGTTGATTGTTTAAGCTACTGGGCAAACCGCGGTTTACCTGCAGCCAAAACTATACTGGGGGTTCCGTTTTATGCCAGGGATAACCGGTACGATTATTCAACCAAAAACTATGTAGATGTATTAGCTATAGGCGGTAGTCCCAACTCAGATACCTTTCAAACTTTTGGCTATAACGGCATCCCAACCATTAAAAGCAAAACCACCCTTGCACTTAACCAGGCAGGGGGCATGATGATCTGGGATTTGGGCGGCGACGCTTCAGGTGCCAACTCCCTGCTTTCGGCCATGAACACTATTATTACCGGCGGAACTACCAACCCTCCGCCAGCTCCTCCAATAGGCACTGTAATATCGCTTAAAGGCTTTAATGGTAAATATGTAAGCGGCGAAAACGGTACGCAGGCTATGACCTGCACCCGCACTGTCGCCGGCGACTGGGAACATTTCACCGTTCTTGACGCAGGCAACGGCAAAATCTACCTGCGCAGCATGGGTAAATATGTTTCGTCCGAAAACGGCACACAAGCCATCACCTGTAACCGCACCACGCCAAGCGACTGGGAAAAATTTGACTGGATAGTTACCACCGACGGAAAAATAACGTTGCGCGGCAACAACGGCAAATTCATTTCCAGCGAAAACGGTACGCAGGCCATGACCTGTAACCGGACTACCGCATCGGGCTGGGAAGCATTTGGGTTGAATCAGTAA
- a CDS encoding arylsulfatase has translation MNKYKLYAGLFCAGAIALVSVAWQTKVVKQPEQARRRPNIIVILADDMGFSDLGCYGGEVNTPNINYLAQNGIRYRQFYNTSRCCPTRASLLTGLYNQQAGIGKMTDAEDEPGYLGHITENAITLAEVLKSAGYHTAMSGKWHVSNTNGQPNAQDQMAWLNHHKDFGDFSPISQYPTSRGFEKFFGTIWGVVDFYDPFSLVSGTKPIKTVPQNYYHTDAINDTAVAYINGYAKSLKPFFLYVAENAPHWLLMAKPEDIAKYKDTYKAGWQAIREARYKKMVKLGLIDPAKTRLSDRWKGDLQWKNNPDKEWDAMAMAVHAAMIDRMDQGIGRIIKTLKETGQLDNTLIVFLSDNGASAENCAAYGPGFDRPNETRDGRKIVYATKKEALPGPETTYSSIGPRWANVANTPYEYWKAESYEGGIHTPMIAFWPKGITANRGGFNDHVGHVMDFMSTFVELAGAKYPKTYKGHNIPPTTGISLVPSFKGKYAPGHEDLFNEHFGARYARSGNWKLVSLSNDTTWHLYDLSRDKTETADLKSKYPEKVHQLDSLWHIWANTHQVFPKPGNKSK, from the coding sequence ATGAATAAATATAAACTATATGCCGGCTTATTTTGTGCCGGTGCAATAGCGCTTGTTTCAGTTGCGTGGCAAACTAAAGTCGTGAAGCAACCTGAGCAGGCAAGGAGACGCCCGAATATTATCGTGATCCTGGCCGATGATATGGGTTTTTCTGATCTGGGCTGTTATGGTGGTGAGGTTAATACCCCCAACATCAATTACCTTGCTCAAAATGGTATCCGCTACAGGCAATTCTATAACACATCGCGTTGCTGCCCAACAAGAGCATCTTTACTTACCGGTTTATACAATCAGCAGGCAGGCATAGGCAAAATGACCGACGCCGAAGACGAACCCGGCTATCTCGGTCATATTACAGAAAATGCAATAACCCTTGCCGAAGTTTTGAAATCCGCAGGTTACCATACCGCCATGTCGGGAAAGTGGCATGTGTCCAACACCAACGGACAGCCTAACGCGCAGGACCAGATGGCCTGGTTAAATCATCATAAAGACTTTGGCGATTTTTCGCCCATTAGCCAGTACCCAACCAGCCGCGGGTTCGAGAAATTTTTTGGAACCATTTGGGGCGTGGTCGATTTTTACGATCCTTTTAGTTTGGTTAGCGGTACTAAGCCCATTAAAACCGTCCCCCAAAACTACTATCATACAGATGCCATTAACGATACAGCGGTAGCTTATATCAATGGCTACGCTAAATCGTTAAAGCCGTTCTTTTTGTACGTTGCCGAAAATGCACCGCACTGGCTGCTGATGGCAAAGCCAGAGGATATTGCCAAATATAAAGACACTTATAAAGCGGGCTGGCAGGCAATCCGCGAAGCGAGATACAAAAAGATGGTGAAGCTTGGCCTTATCGATCCTGCAAAAACAAGGCTGTCCGATCGCTGGAAAGGTGATCTGCAATGGAAAAACAATCCTGATAAAGAGTGGGATGCCATGGCCATGGCTGTTCATGCCGCCATGATCGACAGGATGGACCAGGGTATTGGCCGCATTATTAAAACGCTGAAAGAAACAGGTCAGTTGGATAACACGCTTATCGTTTTCCTGTCGGATAATGGGGCAAGTGCTGAAAACTGCGCCGCTTATGGTCCGGGTTTTGATCGCCCTAATGAAACCCGCGACGGACGGAAAATTGTTTATGCCACAAAGAAAGAAGCTTTGCCAGGCCCGGAGACTACTTATTCGTCAATCGGGCCGCGTTGGGCAAACGTAGCCAATACGCCGTATGAATATTGGAAAGCCGAATCATATGAAGGTGGTATCCATACACCGATGATTGCCTTCTGGCCAAAAGGAATTACTGCTAATAGAGGTGGCTTTAATGACCATGTAGGCCATGTGATGGATTTCATGAGCACTTTTGTTGAGCTGGCCGGGGCTAAATATCCTAAAACATATAAGGGGCACAACATTCCACCGACTACAGGTATCAGCCTGGTGCCAAGCTTTAAAGGAAAATATGCTCCGGGTCATGAGGATTTGTTTAACGAGCACTTCGGCGCGAGGTATGCGCGTTCAGGAAACTGGAAGCTGGTATCGCTGAGTAATGATACTACCTGGCATTTGTACGATCTGTCGCGGGATAAAACCGAAACTGCCGATCTGAAATCGAAATACCCGGAAAAAGTGCACCAACTGGATAGCCTTTGGCATATCTGGGCAAATACGCACCAGGTTTTTCCAAAGCCGGGAAATAAGAGTAAATAA
- a CDS encoding OmpA family protein: MKTLKTPLLALAIAVLAITTQACKTKKAVVQTPPPAQPAQQAATPPPAPKPAPTPPPAPAPAPEKPDYNFSNIQFEFNSAVLKTASYQTLDHIVKELKKDPSAKFVLNGNASAEGTAEHNMSLSVDRANSVKLYLVNSGVNGDNLTVKGWGESKPIADNTTEDGRVLNRRVEVKLAQ, from the coding sequence ATGAAAACTCTAAAAACACCTTTATTAGCTCTTGCAATAGCTGTTTTAGCTATCACTACCCAAGCCTGCAAAACCAAAAAAGCGGTTGTGCAAACGCCGCCTCCGGCTCAGCCTGCACAACAAGCTGCAACACCTCCGCCCGCACCAAAACCGGCGCCAACCCCTCCGCCGGCACCTGCTCCTGCACCGGAGAAACCGGATTATAATTTCAGCAATATCCAGTTTGAGTTTAATTCGGCGGTGTTAAAAACTGCTTCGTACCAAACTTTAGATCATATTGTTAAAGAACTGAAAAAAGACCCGTCGGCGAAATTTGTTTTAAATGGCAATGCTTCTGCCGAAGGTACTGCCGAGCATAACATGTCATTATCTGTAGATAGGGCAAACTCTGTAAAATTGTACCTGGTAAACAGCGGTGTTAATGGCGACAACCTTACTGTAAAAGGCTGGGGCGAAAGCAAACCGATAGCTGATAACACTACCGAAGATGGCCGTGTACTTAACCGTCGTGTTGAGGTTAAGCTGGCACAGTAA
- a CDS encoding glutaminase family protein, translating to MNRIFKKTYLLVSGLAASFVAQTALAQDKMPSYPLITHNTYFSIWSNTDKLNESTTKHWTGKDQSLLGLIKVDGNYYRFMGASAVNYKTILAATDEKSYTGQYQAETAPAEGWEKPGFNDQSWKSGAAPFGDERASKGTDWRGKDIWVRRKFNIAELPKGRLMLKIYHDDEAEVYLNGQQIAAEGGANGDFETIALSASAKSNLKAGENVLAIHCKNTGGGSFIDAGLAEEVLSKDDEAVKLAVQTSVKVTATQTVYNFKAGEVNLKLTFTSPLVMGDLKLLTTPVSYITYQLKSTDGKAHDVQIYQGVSSNLAVNTPSQEVTVSKYSQNGLKLLKAGTVEQPVLQKKGDNLRIDWGYVYVASSTAGAKQYITPEGDAVSSFLGAQKGEATVTGKQFMLSTVLPFGKVTATPVSKFISVGYDDIYAIQYFKTNLRPWWRNTPGVTIEGVLSDATKAYAKVIGTCVKTDAKIWADAVKAGGEKYAKLCVMAYRQSIAAHQVVKSPEGELLFLSKENFSNGSINTVDITYPSAPMYLLYNPDLLKGMMNGIFYFSESGKWNKPYSSHDLGTYPLANGQTYGEDMPVEESGNMIILNAALAKVEGNANYAKKHWKTLTIWTEYLAKSGFDPGSQLCTDDFAGHLAHNANLSVKAIVAIDAYGELAGMLGDAATAKKYKAMAKDMAKKWEEKANAGDHYGLVFDSKDTWSQKYNMVWDKVLGLKLFPQKVYDKELKYYVSHQNEFGLPLDSRKTYTKSDWILWTAAMANNKADFNALVAPVYKFATETSSRVPLSDWHETTNGKMVGFQARSVIGGYYMKTLRDKLAGK from the coding sequence ATGAACCGCATTTTTAAAAAAACGTACTTGCTTGTTTCCGGACTGGCAGCATCGTTTGTTGCACAAACAGCGCTGGCACAAGATAAGATGCCGTCTTATCCGCTGATCACGCACAACACTTATTTCAGCATCTGGTCAAACACCGATAAGTTAAATGAATCAACCACCAAGCACTGGACCGGGAAAGATCAATCGTTACTGGGCCTCATTAAGGTTGATGGCAATTACTACCGTTTTATGGGCGCATCGGCCGTTAATTATAAAACCATTTTAGCCGCTACCGACGAAAAATCATACACCGGCCAATACCAGGCCGAAACTGCCCCGGCAGAAGGTTGGGAAAAGCCAGGCTTTAATGATCAAAGCTGGAAAAGCGGCGCTGCACCTTTTGGCGATGAGCGAGCAAGCAAAGGCACAGACTGGCGGGGTAAAGACATTTGGGTTCGTCGTAAATTCAATATTGCCGAATTACCGAAAGGCCGTTTAATGCTGAAAATTTATCATGATGATGAAGCCGAAGTATACCTGAACGGCCAGCAGATTGCTGCCGAAGGTGGTGCTAATGGCGATTTTGAAACAATTGCATTATCCGCCAGCGCAAAATCAAATTTGAAAGCAGGCGAAAACGTTTTGGCTATCCATTGTAAAAACACCGGTGGCGGCTCGTTTATTGATGCCGGGCTTGCTGAAGAAGTGTTGAGCAAGGATGACGAAGCCGTTAAACTGGCTGTGCAAACCAGCGTTAAAGTTACAGCTACCCAAACCGTATACAACTTTAAAGCAGGTGAGGTAAACCTGAAACTTACTTTCACTTCGCCATTGGTTATGGGCGATTTGAAATTACTTACCACCCCGGTATCATACATCACTTACCAATTGAAATCAACCGATGGGAAAGCTCATGATGTCCAGATCTATCAGGGAGTATCAAGTAATCTCGCTGTAAATACACCATCACAGGAAGTTACCGTATCAAAATACAGCCAGAACGGGCTTAAATTGCTAAAAGCCGGCACGGTTGAACAGCCTGTATTGCAGAAAAAAGGTGATAACCTGCGTATTGACTGGGGTTATGTTTATGTTGCTTCATCAACCGCCGGAGCTAAACAATACATCACTCCCGAAGGCGATGCTGTTTCATCATTCCTGGGCGCCCAAAAAGGTGAAGCTACGGTTACTGGTAAACAATTCATGTTAAGCACAGTATTACCATTTGGTAAAGTGACTGCTACGCCGGTATCTAAATTTATTTCGGTTGGGTATGATGACATCTATGCTATCCAATACTTCAAAACCAATTTAAGGCCATGGTGGAGGAATACTCCGGGTGTTACTATTGAAGGCGTACTGAGTGATGCTACCAAAGCTTACGCTAAAGTGATTGGCACTTGTGTAAAAACAGATGCTAAGATCTGGGCCGACGCGGTTAAAGCCGGTGGCGAAAAATATGCTAAACTATGCGTAATGGCTTATCGTCAAAGTATTGCCGCACACCAGGTAGTTAAAAGCCCGGAGGGCGAATTGTTATTCTTATCTAAAGAGAATTTTAGCAATGGCTCTATCAATACGGTTGACATTACTTACCCTTCGGCTCCAATGTACTTGCTTTACAATCCTGATTTGTTGAAAGGCATGATGAACGGCATCTTCTATTTCAGCGAAAGCGGCAAATGGAACAAACCTTACTCATCGCACGATTTGGGTACTTATCCATTGGCCAACGGCCAAACTTATGGTGAAGATATGCCGGTTGAAGAAAGCGGCAACATGATCATCCTTAACGCTGCTTTAGCAAAAGTTGAAGGTAACGCCAACTATGCCAAAAAACACTGGAAAACATTAACTATCTGGACTGAGTATCTTGCCAAATCAGGTTTTGATCCGGGTAGCCAATTGTGTACTGATGACTTTGCCGGTCACCTGGCACACAATGCCAACTTATCAGTAAAAGCTATTGTAGCCATTGATGCCTACGGCGAATTAGCAGGTATGTTAGGTGATGCCGCAACCGCTAAAAAGTACAAAGCGATGGCTAAAGATATGGCCAAAAAATGGGAAGAAAAAGCCAATGCCGGCGACCATTACGGCCTGGTGTTTGACAGCAAAGATACCTGGAGCCAGAAATATAATATGGTTTGGGATAAAGTGCTGGGCTTGAAGTTGTTCCCTCAAAAAGTGTACGATAAGGAGCTTAAATACTATGTGTCACACCAAAATGAGTTTGGTTTACCGTTAGATAGCCGTAAGACCTATACCAAAAGCGATTGGATCCTGTGGACAGCGGCCATGGCTAATAACAAAGCTGATTTCAACGCTTTAGTTGCCCCGGTTTACAAATTCGCTACCGAAACCTCATCACGCGTGCCGTTAAGTGACTGGCACGAAACTACCAATGGTAAAATGGTAGGTTTCCAGGCGCGTAGCGTAATTGGTGGCTATTACATGAAAACTTTAAGAGATAAGTTGGCGGGTAAGTAA
- a CDS encoding LytR/AlgR family response regulator transcription factor, which translates to MNLSCIIIDDEPNAVNLLEILVQQSTQWQLKAKCYNALEALAFLKTNKVDFIFLDINMPQLTGMELAGLLPPQTKIVFTTAYSEYAAESYTYQTIDYLLKPITLKRFLAAMQKIEGYFGKSEPVMQQSPVNDEGYFFIKSGKVLRRILLDEILYFEGEKEYVRLVTSQEQLLIYRRLKDIEDQLSAPFVRVHNSYIVNTKQLAKIQDNHIYIADKHIPVSEKFKDGFMKLINRRIF; encoded by the coding sequence ATGAATTTAAGCTGTATCATAATTGATGACGAACCTAACGCGGTTAACCTGCTGGAGATCCTGGTGCAGCAAAGTACGCAGTGGCAGCTTAAAGCCAAATGTTATAATGCGCTTGAGGCACTGGCCTTTTTAAAAACCAATAAGGTTGATTTTATTTTCCTGGATATCAACATGCCGCAATTAACGGGCATGGAGCTGGCAGGCTTGCTTCCACCGCAAACCAAAATTGTGTTTACCACTGCCTATTCTGAATACGCTGCCGAAAGCTATACCTATCAAACCATTGATTACCTGCTGAAACCAATCACACTGAAACGTTTCCTGGCAGCCATGCAAAAAATTGAAGGGTATTTTGGCAAGTCCGAACCTGTGATGCAACAAAGCCCGGTTAATGATGAGGGCTATTTCTTTATAAAATCGGGCAAGGTATTACGCAGGATCTTACTGGACGAGATCTTATACTTTGAAGGCGAAAAGGAATACGTACGGCTTGTTACCAGTCAGGAACAGTTATTAATTTACCGCAGGCTCAAGGATATTGAAGACCAGCTTTCGGCCCCCTTTGTGCGGGTGCACAACTCCTATATTGTAAATACCAAACAACTGGCAAAAATCCAGGACAACCATATTTATATCGCGGATAAACACATCCCTGTAAGCGAAAAATTTAAAGATGGTTTTATGAAGCTCATTAATAGAAGGATATTTTAG
- a CDS encoding DUF6934 family protein, translating into MNLERYKYFTNDYRAYEFYSEGPKGRIKKAVVYSKIQNNPTVYNLAFGDEDVVTGKIIDSIVSNNKDRDIVLATVAATIIAFSERYGNHFIYATGSSQSRTRLYQISINMLWSEIEEDFIVFGFRDGDWHEFQKNINYEAFLVKRK; encoded by the coding sequence ATGAATTTAGAGCGGTATAAATACTTTACAAATGATTACCGGGCCTACGAGTTTTACAGTGAGGGGCCAAAAGGAAGAATCAAGAAAGCGGTTGTTTATTCAAAAATTCAGAACAATCCAACTGTATATAATTTAGCATTTGGTGACGAAGATGTCGTTACCGGAAAAATTATTGATTCAATTGTTAGCAATAATAAAGATAGAGATATTGTTCTTGCCACAGTTGCAGCTACAATTATTGCATTCTCTGAGCGCTATGGTAATCATTTTATTTATGCGACAGGTAGCAGTCAATCAAGAACTCGATTATATCAAATCAGTATTAATATGCTATGGAGCGAAATTGAAGAAGACTTCATTGTGTTTGGATTTAGAGATGGAGACTGGCATGAATTTCAAAAAAACATTAACTATGAGGCTTTTTTGGTAAAGCGTAAATGA
- a CDS encoding alginate lyase family protein: MKKLFAAILIAVTTLTQFAFTPVQSKPDKSPVEKTAEQTLKKQIMTEAAWAMQQQPVTVTASSSPRSAGGKHDFFSEADYFWPDPKNPDGPYINRDGLSNPDNFVEHRKAMIRFSKIIGALASAYKITGDVKYVKQAVIHLKAWFIGPETLMNPSLWFAQAVKGQFTGRNYGIIDTIHLMEVAQGIIVMEKAMDAETTAAVKKWFTDYTNWLMTSKPGIQERDVKNNHATCWAMQVASFAKLCKNEVVLDSIRVRYKTILLPRQMGTDGSFPLEMARTKPYGYSIFNLDAMTMLCQILSSPRDNLWNFETPDGKSIKKGISYLYPFVADKSKWTLKPDVMYWDNWPIAQPFLLFGANAYHEKAWLTTWQKLDHNPQVEEVIRNLPIRHPLIWF; encoded by the coding sequence ATGAAAAAATTATTTGCTGCAATTTTAATTGCTGTTACAACCTTAACGCAATTTGCTTTTACGCCCGTACAATCAAAACCAGATAAATCTCCTGTAGAAAAAACTGCAGAACAAACTCTCAAAAAGCAAATAATGACCGAGGCCGCCTGGGCCATGCAACAGCAGCCGGTTACAGTTACAGCGTCATCTTCACCCAGGAGTGCGGGCGGTAAACACGACTTTTTTTCGGAAGCCGACTATTTTTGGCCTGATCCTAAAAACCCCGATGGCCCTTACATCAATCGTGACGGGCTTAGCAACCCGGATAACTTTGTAGAACACCGCAAAGCCATGATCCGCTTTAGTAAGATCATCGGCGCCCTGGCATCGGCCTATAAAATAACCGGAGATGTAAAATATGTTAAACAGGCTGTAATCCACCTTAAAGCCTGGTTTATTGGTCCCGAAACGTTGATGAACCCAAGTCTTTGGTTCGCCCAGGCAGTTAAGGGACAGTTCACCGGCCGTAATTATGGCATTATCGACACCATTCACCTGATGGAAGTTGCGCAAGGCATTATCGTGATGGAAAAAGCTATGGACGCCGAAACTACAGCCGCTGTTAAAAAATGGTTTACCGATTATACCAACTGGCTCATGACCAGTAAACCCGGCATCCAGGAAAGGGATGTTAAAAACAACCACGCCACCTGCTGGGCTATGCAGGTAGCCTCCTTTGCCAAACTTTGCAAAAATGAGGTAGTACTCGATTCGATTCGCGTGCGATACAAAACGATATTGCTCCCCCGCCAAATGGGCACCGACGGCAGCTTCCCCTTAGAGATGGCTCGTACCAAACCCTATGGCTACTCTATTTTTAACCTCGATGCCATGACCATGCTATGCCAGATCCTTTCAAGCCCGCGGGATAATTTGTGGAACTTTGAAACACCGGATGGCAAATCCATCAAAAAAGGAATAAGTTATCTATATCCTTTCGTGGCAGATAAAAGTAAATGGACTTTAAAACCCGACGTAATGTATTGGGACAACTGGCCTATTGCGCAGCCTTTCCTGCTGTTTGGCGCTAATGCCTACCATGAAAAAGCATGGTTAACAACCTGGCAAAAACTGGATCATAACCCTCAGGTTGAAGAAGTTATCCGGAATTTACCCATCAGGCACCCGCTTATCTGGTTTTAA